The following are encoded in a window of Camelus ferus isolate YT-003-E chromosome 28, BCGSAC_Cfer_1.0, whole genome shotgun sequence genomic DNA:
- the CAPG gene encoding macrophage-capping protein isoform X2, with amino-acid sequence MYTPGPQSSPFPASVRHPGLHVWRVEKLKPVPVARENQGIFFSGDSYLVLYNGLEELSHLHLWIGQQSSRDEQGACAVLAVHLNTLLGERPVQHREVQGNESDLFMSYFPHGLKYQDGGVESAFHKTSPGAAPAAIRKLYQVKGKKNIRATERPLSWDSFNTGDCFILDLGQNIFTWCGAKSNILERNKARDLALAIRDSERQGKAQVEIVTDGEEPADMIQVLGPKPALKEGNPEEDLTADRTNAQAAALYKVSDATGQMNLTKVAGSSPFALELLIPDDCFVLDNGLCGKIYIWKGRKANEKERQAALQVAEDFISRMRYPANTQVEILPQGRESPIFKQFFKDWK; translated from the exons ATGTACACACCCGGCCCTCAGAG CTCTCCGTTCCCAGCCTCGGTGCGGCACCCCGGCCTGCACGTATGGCGGGTGGAGAAGCTGAAGCCAGTGCCAGTGGCCCGAGAGAACCAGGGCATCTTCTTCTCTGGGGACTCCTACCTAGTGCTGTACAATGGCCTGGAAGAGCTCTCCCACCTGCACCTGTGGATAG gccagcAGTCATCCCGCGATGAGCAGGGGGCCTGCGCCGTGCTGGCCGTGCACCTCAACACCCTGCTCGGGGAGCGGCCTGTGCAGCACCGGGAGGTGCAGGGCAACGAGTCCGACCTCTTCATGAGCTACTTCCCGCACGGCCTCAAGTACCAG GATGGTGGCGTGGAGTCAGCGTTTCACAAGACCTCCCCAGGGGCCGCCCCAGCTGCCATCAGGAAGCTGTACCAGGTGAAGGGGAAGAAGAACATCCGGGCCACCGAGCGGCCGCTGAGCTGGGACAGCTTCAACACAGGGGACTGCTTCATCCTCGACCTGGGCCAG AACATCTTCACCTGGTGTGGTGCAAAGTCCAATATCTTGGAGCGTAACAAGGCGCGGGACCTGGCCCTGGCCATCCGGGACAGTGAGCGGCAGGGCAAGGCCCAGGTGGAGATCGTCACTGACGGGGAGGAGCCTGCCGACATGATCCAG GTCCTGGGCCCCAAGCCGGCTCTGAAGGAGGGCAACCCCGAGGAAGACCTCACAGCCGACCGGACAAACGCCCAGGCTGCGGCCCTGTATAAG GTCTCTGATGCCACTGGGCAGATGAACCTGACCAAGGTGGCCGGCTCCAGCCCCTTTGCCCTCGAGCTGCTGATCCCCGACGACTGCTTTGTGCTGGACAATGGGCTCTGTGGCAAGATCTACATCTGGAAGG GACGAAAAGCTAACGAGAAGGAGCGGCAGGCGGCCCTGCAGGTGGCCGAGGACTTCATCTCCCGCATGCGGTACCCCGCAAACACTCAG GTGGAGATTCTGCCCCAGGGCCGCGAGAGTCCCATCttcaagcaattcttcaaggacTGGAAATGA
- the CAPG gene encoding macrophage-capping protein isoform X1 yields the protein MYTPGPQSSSPFPASVRHPGLHVWRVEKLKPVPVARENQGIFFSGDSYLVLYNGLEELSHLHLWIGQQSSRDEQGACAVLAVHLNTLLGERPVQHREVQGNESDLFMSYFPHGLKYQDGGVESAFHKTSPGAAPAAIRKLYQVKGKKNIRATERPLSWDSFNTGDCFILDLGQNIFTWCGAKSNILERNKARDLALAIRDSERQGKAQVEIVTDGEEPADMIQVLGPKPALKEGNPEEDLTADRTNAQAAALYKVSDATGQMNLTKVAGSSPFALELLIPDDCFVLDNGLCGKIYIWKGRKANEKERQAALQVAEDFISRMRYPANTQVEILPQGRESPIFKQFFKDWK from the exons ATGTACACACCCGGCCCTCAGAG CAGCTCTCCGTTCCCAGCCTCGGTGCGGCACCCCGGCCTGCACGTATGGCGGGTGGAGAAGCTGAAGCCAGTGCCAGTGGCCCGAGAGAACCAGGGCATCTTCTTCTCTGGGGACTCCTACCTAGTGCTGTACAATGGCCTGGAAGAGCTCTCCCACCTGCACCTGTGGATAG gccagcAGTCATCCCGCGATGAGCAGGGGGCCTGCGCCGTGCTGGCCGTGCACCTCAACACCCTGCTCGGGGAGCGGCCTGTGCAGCACCGGGAGGTGCAGGGCAACGAGTCCGACCTCTTCATGAGCTACTTCCCGCACGGCCTCAAGTACCAG GATGGTGGCGTGGAGTCAGCGTTTCACAAGACCTCCCCAGGGGCCGCCCCAGCTGCCATCAGGAAGCTGTACCAGGTGAAGGGGAAGAAGAACATCCGGGCCACCGAGCGGCCGCTGAGCTGGGACAGCTTCAACACAGGGGACTGCTTCATCCTCGACCTGGGCCAG AACATCTTCACCTGGTGTGGTGCAAAGTCCAATATCTTGGAGCGTAACAAGGCGCGGGACCTGGCCCTGGCCATCCGGGACAGTGAGCGGCAGGGCAAGGCCCAGGTGGAGATCGTCACTGACGGGGAGGAGCCTGCCGACATGATCCAG GTCCTGGGCCCCAAGCCGGCTCTGAAGGAGGGCAACCCCGAGGAAGACCTCACAGCCGACCGGACAAACGCCCAGGCTGCGGCCCTGTATAAG GTCTCTGATGCCACTGGGCAGATGAACCTGACCAAGGTGGCCGGCTCCAGCCCCTTTGCCCTCGAGCTGCTGATCCCCGACGACTGCTTTGTGCTGGACAATGGGCTCTGTGGCAAGATCTACATCTGGAAGG GACGAAAAGCTAACGAGAAGGAGCGGCAGGCGGCCCTGCAGGTGGCCGAGGACTTCATCTCCCGCATGCGGTACCCCGCAAACACTCAG GTGGAGATTCTGCCCCAGGGCCGCGAGAGTCCCATCttcaagcaattcttcaaggacTGGAAATGA